DNA from Halomonas sp. GFAJ-1:
GAAAAATCAGATTAGACACCTTAGCTGTACGAGAGACTTTTTGAACCGCCATTTGCCAAAGTATGAAAGCGATGCCCATTTCAAATAGCCCCACGTACACACCTGCACCAATGGCTGGCCAACCAGGCCACTCAAAGCCAGGGCCCAAAAGCAATAACACCGTTAACACAGGCAGCCCAACGCTAAAATTCTGCCATTGGCCAACCAGGGGTTGACGCTTGTCCTTGGTATTGAGCAGCCAATAGAGCGCCCAAAGCAGTGTCGATGACAGCGCCAATACCACGCCTAATGGGTCTTCAAACGCAACGTCGATCACCTGCCCCCGTGTCGCAATTACCCATACGCCGGAATAGGCCACTAAACCCGCCAAAACGTCTAACCGCGTCAGCCGTTGACCCAGTAAGGGAACGGCTAAAAATGCCATGGCAAGCGCCCAGGTATAGTTCAGCGCCATCGCTTCTTGCCCAGGCAATCGGTCGTAAGCCCCGAAAAGAGCCAGGTAATACGCAACTGGATTCATCAACCCTGCCCAGGCGGCGGTCTTCCAGCCACTGCGTAAGGCCGATGCAAGGTTGCCTTGCTTAATCACTACCACGCCCATCAGTACCCATGACACCAGTGCGGCCAGCCACATAAGCTCCAGAGGACTCATCCAGACAAGGGCCACTTTGAAAGCAGTCGCAACCGTTGACCATAACGCAACGGCACCTAACCCATAAAAAATGGCCTGGCGATCCTGATTCATCGATCTACATGCCCAAGATTAAGGCTCGGCTCGATATGGTCTCTTACCTGTTGCTTTAGGGATTTAATGTCAGGGAAACCGCCATCACGCTGACGTTCCCACAGCAACGAGCCGTCACACCATATTTCAAATGTGCCACCATGGGAGGGTGAAAGCGCTACTTCAGATAAGCGCTCGCCGAAGGTGGATAGCAACTCCTGTGCGTACCAAGCACTGCGAAGCAACCATTGGCACTGGGTACAATAACGAATATGAATTCGCGACATACTGAACTCCGTAAGCTGTTAAAGCGTGTATGTTATTAAGGTGTAATAGCCCGGCATTTTGTCACCATCCATCAGCAACCGCCAAGGACCCCCTAATGGCTGAACACAACGTATCTCAATCACGTTTATACGAGTGGCTGACAGGGGACGACGACAGCCGCATGTGTGATGACATCCCTGAAGAAGCCTGCAATGAACAGCCTCGTAACTTTTTCAAGCATCTCATCGCATCGCTAGGTAATAAGCTGGCCGACGAGCTATCCAGCGCTCGCTTGGTGTTACCGTGGTTAATGGGCATTATCGGTGCGCCAGTTTGGATGGTGGGCCTTTTAGTCCCTATTCGTGAAGCAGGCGCGCTGCTGCCGCAGTTATTTGTGGCGGGCTTTATTCGCTTACGACCACAACGTAAATGGGCGTGGGTAGTCGGCGCTGCTCTACAAGCCCTGGCCGCCTTTGCTTTAGCACTGCTTGCCTTAATGGGCAGCGGCTCTTTGGGGGGTATGTTGGTGCTGTGCGTGCTGGTATTGCTTGCACTGGCACGAGGACTATCATCCATTGCCACCAAGGATGTATTGGGCAAAACCATTGCCAAGCGGCGGCGTGGCACACTAATGGGCTGGAGTGGCAGCGTAGCAGGTGCTGCCACGCTGGTGGCTGGCGGGGTACTGATGTGGTTCGGAGACCGCCCCGGCAATGTGGCTCTGGCCATTTTGCTTAGCGTGGCAGGTTTGGGGTGGCTGCTTAACGCCTTTTGCGCAGCCCGTATAAAAGAAACCCCAGGCGCGGTCGAGGGTGGCGAAAATGCCTGGGACAGCATTAAGCTAGGCCTCTCGTTAATGAAATCAGACCCCACTTTTTTACACTTTAACCTCTCCCGCTCTTTGCTCCTATCAAGTGCTTTGGCTCTGCCCTACTTAGCCCTTCTCGGCCAACAACAGAGCGGCACTGAACTAGGGGGGCTGGGGCTGCTAGTAGTCGTCTCTGGCATCGCTGCAATAGTAGCAAGCCCTGTATGGGGCAAGCGGGCTGACCAGTCGAGCCGCCGTGTGATGCGCGACGCTGCCATCGGCACAGTACTGTGCTGTCTGCTAGGGGCTAGTCTTGGCTGGCTTCCCGGGGAGTGGACCCAAAGCGTGTGGCCTTATGCGGTTATTTACGCCTTGCTAGTCATTGTGCACCATGGCGTACGCTTAGGGCGTAAAACTTACCTCGTTGATATGGCGAGCCAGGATAACCGCGCGCTCTATGTTGCTCTTTCTAATACACTAACAGGCGTTTTAATGCTTATCGTCGGGGGTATCATTGGCGCCATTGCGCAGTGGCTAGGCAGCGCTATGTTACTGGTGATACTTGCCGTGACTGCTTTCTGCGCCATGCTCAGCGCCCAGCGTTTACCTGAAGTAGAATAGCGCTATCGGTACTCTTTTTAGCATTCGCTTACGTTAAGGTTTGTCAATCGCCTTAACCCACCCGAATAGTTAACCTCAATAGTAGCAATAGTGGTTTGCAAAGCATGGCAACGCTCGCCATGATAGGGAGTAGATAGCGGTGGCTAGTTGGTTTTTTTTGCTATTTTTGCTTTGTTAGCGAACATAAAATGCAGCATAGTCCCGCATCAAGAGATTTCCACAAGGCAAGCCCCGCGTTGACTTACAACGTCATGGCTACGAAAGAATGAGAGCGGCAACAGGAACCCATTGATGAAACGATCTCCTTTAATTAGCCCTGAGCTACTCGAACGCATTGTTGACGCTTCAGAAGATGGTATTGTCGTTGCGGAGCAGGAAGGCGACGAAAATATA
Protein-coding regions in this window:
- a CDS encoding drug/metabolite transporter, with translation MNQDRQAIFYGLGAVALWSTVATAFKVALVWMSPLELMWLAALVSWVLMGVVVIKQGNLASALRSGWKTAAWAGLMNPVAYYLALFGAYDRLPGQEAMALNYTWALAMAFLAVPLLGQRLTRLDVLAGLVAYSGVWVIATRGQVIDVAFEDPLGVVLALSSTLLWALYWLLNTKDKRQPLVGQWQNFSVGLPVLTVLLLLGPGFEWPGWPAIGAGVYVGLFEMGIAFILWQMAVQKVSRTAKVSNLIFLSPPVSLLLLYLVAGEPLLASTLVGLALILSGLAIQQLPGHGQTSTKG
- a CDS encoding selenoprotein W-like protein, coding for MSRIHIRYCTQCQWLLRSAWYAQELLSTFGERLSEVALSPSHGGTFEIWCDGSLLWERQRDGGFPDIKSLKQQVRDHIEPSLNLGHVDR
- a CDS encoding MFS transporter; translated protein: MAEHNVSQSRLYEWLTGDDDSRMCDDIPEEACNEQPRNFFKHLIASLGNKLADELSSARLVLPWLMGIIGAPVWMVGLLVPIREAGALLPQLFVAGFIRLRPQRKWAWVVGAALQALAAFALALLALMGSGSLGGMLVLCVLVLLALARGLSSIATKDVLGKTIAKRRRGTLMGWSGSVAGAATLVAGGVLMWFGDRPGNVALAILLSVAGLGWLLNAFCAARIKETPGAVEGGENAWDSIKLGLSLMKSDPTFLHFNLSRSLLLSSALALPYLALLGQQQSGTELGGLGLLVVVSGIAAIVASPVWGKRADQSSRRVMRDAAIGTVLCCLLGASLGWLPGEWTQSVWPYAVIYALLVIVHHGVRLGRKTYLVDMASQDNRALYVALSNTLTGVLMLIVGGIIGAIAQWLGSAMLLVILAVTAFCAMLSAQRLPEVE